GAGATGCGGGTTGGCCGTGTAGGAGAAGAAGCCAAACAGGAAGCCTGTCACCATCAGCGCGCCCACGCTGGTCTGCAGGCCAAAGACAACCGTGATCACCACCAGAACCAGGTAACAGCCCATGATGAACTTACGGCGGTCCAGATGGAATTTGTCAACGATAAAGCCGGATATCACCGAAGCGATGATGCCGCCGGCGCTGTAAAGCATCATGACCTGTCCGGCCACAGCGCTCTCAATCCCGAGAGAGCCCATATAGGCGTTGGCCCAGGTCGCGGTGCCCAGAGACACCCACATCAGGCCAAAGCCGGCCAGCCCTACGAGCACCACGCCCTTGTTTTTCAGGACATCACCCAGGCTTGAGAAAAAGCCAACCCTGGCGATCTGGCTTTTATCCACCTTTTCGCCCTTAACCAGTATAAAAACTAGAACCGCGATGACCATGGCGATGATGCCGATCACTCTGAAAGCGCCCTGCCAGCCCATGCTGTTCAGCAGAACCGGTCCCATGTAATTGCTTAAGAGCAGCCCGGCTGTGGGGCCGACAAGCAGAATCCCAAAGGCCATGCTTCTCTCGTTCGGCTTGAAGTATTTACTGATCATCTTTCCGCAGCAGGCCATGATACAGCCTGCGCCCAGACCGGTGGCCACTCTCAGGGCAAAGCCCATCTCGTAGCTTGTCATCATGGACAAGAAGAAGGTGGCCACGCCGCCGATCAGCAGCGAGATAGACATAACAAACTTGACGCCGAAGCGGTCGGCCAGCATGCCGCCCGGAATCTGAGTGATCAGATAGCCGGTGTAAAAGGCCGACATATAAGCCCCCGCCTCGGTGGCAGACAGGCCGAATTCCTTACTCATGGTAGGAATGAGCGGCGACCAGATAAACCGTGTCATAAAGGTGACGGTAAAGCTGGCCAACAGAATAAATAACATAAACCAACGGAAACCAGAGCTTTCTTTTGCTGCTTTTTCCATTTTCCCCTCCAAATTTTCTCACAATCAATTTTTATAAACCTCATGAAATTTACAATATTATTGTATGCGTTATCCGCCAATTTGTCAACTAAAATTTTGTATTTTTTAATTATTTTATAATTTTTATCGATTAAGTTTCAATGTTGTTTTCGATTTTTTGGCTTTTTTAGGTTGTTTTAAAGTTATCTCACACAAAATCTCAATCGGATAATCCTTTCAAATTTTATAATTTACTTTATTTTTATAATATTATATTTTCTATTCAAAACATAAAAAAAGAAGCCGAAATCAAAAGATTTCAGCTTCCATCCATTACAGCCGCCACCCTACCAGCCCATGAAACCGCCGGCAATGGGCACCCACACAGCCACCAGGCCTGCCAGAGCCAGCTGGATAAAGGCCGTCGATTTCGGCATGTCCATCATGGTGTAGTATTTGGTGGAATAGGTGATGAGCGGCACCGTATCCAGCGGGAACAGGTAGCAGTTGCTGGCGCAGATGCCCATCGCCACCAGCAGGATAATCGCGCTGACACCGGTGGTGCCCGCAAAGCTGACCATGGCCGGTGCCAGAACCGCGATGAGCGCCGGCGCCACCGGTATGACCAGCAGCATCAGAAAGACCAGGATGCTCACCGTAAACACCACGCCGGCGGTTGGCAGGCTCAGGGTAGCGGGCAGCACCGTGTCGATGAACCAGGCACTTACACCGTTGGCCACAATGCAGTTGGCAATGCAGAGCACTGTCCCCACCAGGAAAAAGGCTTCCCAGCTCACGCTTTTCACAAAGCCCTTCCAGGTCAATACCTCCACACCCGGCAGAAAATAGCAGACAAAGCCAAACAGGGCAATGACCGTCACATCCAGAAACGGCAGCCAGGAGCTGGCGATCCAGAAGGCCAGCATGCCCAGCGTGATGATGATAACCATCGCCTCCTTTTTCTCGATTTTATCCGGCACAGCGATGGTCTCCAGATAGGCCTGGATTTTATCGTGCCCGACCTCCGCGGGCTTGTAGGCCTTGATGATGGCAAACCAGGCGATGGGCAGGAGCACCACGGCGATGGGGATGCCCACAAACATCCACTGGACAAAGGTGATGTTCATATCGGTCAGCTGGTTCAGTAAATCCATGGTCAGCAGGTTCAGCGAGGTGCCCGCAGGCGTCATGATGCCGCCGATCATGCTGGACACCGGAATGGCGATCATGATGGCCTTGCCGGTGCGCTTCCGGTCGGCCTCCGACTCAAAGATTTCCAGAAAGCCCAGACCGATGCCCATAAAAATAGCCGTGGTGGGCACATTGGACACCAGCGACGAGATGGCCGCCGCGCAGATCATAATGGCCAGCAGGATGGTCTTGACATTTTTTCCAAAGACCCACATGAGGCCGATCAAAATCCGGCGGGACAACGGTACTCTGGCCACCGCCTCCGAAATACCGAAGGACACCAGCACAAAGTACAGGATCGGGGTGGTGTAACCGCTGAGCGCGGTTTTCAGGCTGTCCGCGGCGTCCAGCGTGGGCAGCAGCGCGATACAAAGAATGCAGATAACACCGATGGGAAGGGCCTCTGTTACCAGAAGCATCAGAAACGCCAGCAGAATACCAATGGTCGTAAAACCTTCACTGGTAAGCCCCTGAGGGGCCGGCAAAACGAAAACGGCCGCTAAAAGAACAACACTCACGATCAAGCCCAAAAGCTGTCTTTTTTTCATCTTATTCCTCATTCTTATTTAATTCGTGGTATAAAAAAGGAGCTCCCGAAAAAAGAGAGCTCCTATGTACTTTTCTATGAAGGTTTTATACGGCGGTCTGGTCATCCGCTTCAGCCTTTTCGATGGCAGCTTTTTTGCGCAGGGCAATCTCGCCGTCCATTTCCATGACTTCCTTGTCACTGAGCTTGTAGAACAGCAGCGGAATGATGGCAACCGCGATAAAGATCGCCGGAATGATAAAGCACATGACGGTCGCGCCGCTGACTAAGCTGTCGGTAATGGCCGCTTCGGCAGAATAACCGATGATGCCAAGGCCAGTGGTGATAACCAGACCTCTGAGCACGATGGACATCTTGATGGAGAAGGAACACAGCCCCATGATAAAGCCCTTGGTGTTCTTGCCGGTTTTGTATTCGCTGTAGGTGGCGCAGTTGGTGTAAAGGCTGGTGGTGAGCCCGTAAGCCACACCAAAGAATACCTGGCTCACAAAGATGAGCACAATAACCGCAATCTGGCTGCCCGCAAAGAAGTAGGCAATGGCCGTAAAGACCACACAGCCTGCCATGCCGATGATGGTGGACATTTTTGTCCCGAATTTGGCGACCGCGTGCTTGGAGAGCAGCGAGCCGACCAGTGTGCCGAGGTTAAACGCTAAGAGCACATTTCCGGTTACAGCCGCTGAGCTTTCCGGGAACATTACCTTTGAGTAGTAAGCGACAAAGGCCATAAGGGCATAGTAGCCGATCAGGCGGATAAAGTCGCAGAAGACCGTGGCGACCAGCGGCGGGTTGGCGAACACGCCCTTGAGCATATCCAGAACCGATACCTTTTCCACAGTAGCGAGCTCTGTTCCCTTTTCAGCCTTTGGCTCTGGCAGGTCGTAGCCCTTTGTAATAAAGTAGTGCACATAATAACCAACCAGCATCAGTGCCGCGCCGACAAGGGCTGTGCAGGTATAGCCCCAGACAGCGCCGCCGCCGCCAAACAGGCCGGCAAAGGCAACCGCCATGAGCGGAACAAGCTTCGATGCAAACAGTTTACCAATGCTGGAGCCTGCTGAGATACGGCCGGATAAGTGGGCGCGCTCGGTGGGCTCGTCGGTCAGAGCGCCGACCAGTGAGCGGTTGGCGGTCCATGCGATATTCCAGATAAAATGACTGATGATA
Above is a window of Eubacterium sp. 1001713B170207_170306_E7 DNA encoding:
- a CDS encoding MFS transporter, encoding MEKAAKESSGFRWFMLFILLASFTVTFMTRFIWSPLIPTMSKEFGLSATEAGAYMSAFYTGYLITQIPGGMLADRFGVKFVMSISLLIGGVATFFLSMMTSYEMGFALRVATGLGAGCIMACCGKMISKYFKPNERSMAFGILLVGPTAGLLLSNYMGPVLLNSMGWQGAFRVIGIIAMVIAVLVFILVKGEKVDKSQIARVGFFSSLGDVLKNKGVVLVGLAGFGLMWVSLGTATWANAYMGSLGIESAVAGQVMMLYSAGGIIASVISGFIVDKFHLDRRKFIMGCYLVLVVITVVFGLQTSVGALMVTGFLFGFFSYTANPHLNAIVIDYSGAAFSATATGFTNVMFQLASLIGPLVFGFMSDSTGSFSSVWTAMAAGPLLGILVLLAAKNAKKAEE
- a CDS encoding SLC13 family permease gives rise to the protein MKKRQLLGLIVSVVLLAAVFVLPAPQGLTSEGFTTIGILLAFLMLLVTEALPIGVICILCIALLPTLDAADSLKTALSGYTTPILYFVLVSFGISEAVARVPLSRRILIGLMWVFGKNVKTILLAIMICAAAISSLVSNVPTTAIFMGIGLGFLEIFESEADRKRTGKAIMIAIPVSSMIGGIMTPAGTSLNLLTMDLLNQLTDMNITFVQWMFVGIPIAVVLLPIAWFAIIKAYKPAEVGHDKIQAYLETIAVPDKIEKKEAMVIIITLGMLAFWIASSWLPFLDVTVIALFGFVCYFLPGVEVLTWKGFVKSVSWEAFFLVGTVLCIANCIVANGVSAWFIDTVLPATLSLPTAGVVFTVSILVFLMLLVIPVAPALIAVLAPAMVSFAGTTGVSAIILLVAMGICASNCYLFPLDTVPLITYSTKYYTMMDMPKSTAFIQLALAGLVAVWVPIAGGFMGW
- a CDS encoding MFS transporter; the protein is MKRINSKIKNFFGLGDAGFSFMTTVETSFFLIFLTDVAHLPLAWAAIISTLTGVCDTVSAIVAGAIVDKCNLKHGKYRSWLLYGPPFVIVFFALQFTKVGTDLTAAIVICLGFIISHFIWNIAWTANRSLVGALTDEPTERAHLSGRISAGSSIGKLFASKLVPLMAVAFAGLFGGGGAVWGYTCTALVGAALMLVGYYVHYFITKGYDLPEPKAEKGTELATVEKVSVLDMLKGVFANPPLVATVFCDFIRLIGYYALMAFVAYYSKVMFPESSAAVTGNVLLAFNLGTLVGSLLSKHAVAKFGTKMSTIIGMAGCVVFTAIAYFFAGSQIAVIVLIFVSQVFFGVAYGLTTSLYTNCATYSEYKTGKNTKGFIMGLCSFSIKMSIVLRGLVITTGLGIIGYSAEAAITDSLVSGATVMCFIIPAIFIAVAIIPLLFYKLSDKEVMEMDGEIALRKKAAIEKAEADDQTAV